In Citrus sinensis cultivar Valencia sweet orange chromosome 2, DVS_A1.0, whole genome shotgun sequence, a single genomic region encodes these proteins:
- the LOC102610740 gene encoding transcription factor bHLH30 isoform X2, with translation MLAMDPYFWSSCRNDNGVEILTDEFVVNNGFQGQSRNGSSSHSSLVLDSERGELVEANVKLQRKGVSEDRSVAALKNHIEAERNRRKRINGHLDTLRSLIPGATKMDKATLLTEVISQLKELDKNATEATEGFLIPTDIDEVKVEQQEDGLDGAPYSIKASLCCNYKPGLLSDLRRVLEALHLSIVKAEIATLEGRMKNIFVMASCKELNFENTEVCQSLVSSVHQAIRSVLDKFSATEEFLLGARLSNKRRRVSLFDSSLSSSSDYL, from the exons ATGCTAGCCATGGATCCTTACTTTTGGAGTTCATGTAGAAATGACAATGGTGTTGAGATTTTGACCGATGAGTTTGTCGTGAATAATGGCTTTCAAGGGCAATCAAGAAACGGGTCATCTTCGCATTCATCATTGGTTTTGGATAGTGAAAGGGGAGAGCTTGTGGAGGCTAATGTGAAACTGCAGAGGAAAGGGGTCTCAGAGGACAGAAGTGTTGCGGCTTTGAAGAATCATATTGAGGCTGAGAGGAACCGAAGAAAGAGGATTAATGGGCATCTTGATACTCTCAGGAGCTTAATACCCGGTGCTACGAAG ATGGACAAAGCAACATTGCTGACTGAAGTTATTAGTCAGTTAAAAGAGCTGGACAAGAATGCCACGGAAGCTACTGAAGGATTTCTCATACCAACAGACATTGATGAAGTAAAAGTTGAACAGCAGGAAGATGGATTGGATGGAGCTCCTTATTCAATTAAGGCATCCCTGTGTTGCAATTATAAACCAGGACTGCTGTCTGATTTAAGAAGAGTACTCGAAGCCCTCCATCTGTCAATCGTCAAGGCAGAGATTGCAACATTGGAAGGCaggatgaaaaatatttttgtgatGGCCAGCTGTAAAGAACTGAACTTTGAAAATACAGAAGTATGCCAGTCTCTTGTGAGCTCTGTTCACCAGGCTATAAGGTCTGTCCTTGATAAATTTTCGGCTACAGAGGAGTTTCTTCTAGGAGCCAGACTTTCCAATAAGAGACGACGGGTTTCTTTGTTTGATTCATCCTTGTCATCTTCATCAGATTATCTCTG A
- the LOC127900266 gene encoding receptor-like protein Cf-9 produces MVSTLSDLACNSYLKKKNMWGYRLLCIMLLHFRVIFSVSSVKLCSPEESFALLQFKNTISMDASASSHCDAAVTYPKTKSWNKDGDCCSWDGITCDEMTGHKLNLACNDFNGTKISSNFGQFTKLTHLNLSFSYFSGIVPSQISRLSKLVALDLSGDIPGTKFEQHTFNNLAKNLTELRYLLLDNVQMFSVVPSSLLNLSSASLISLSLGSGFLQGEFPIDIFHFPFLRQLTLSDNRHLTGNLPKSNWSSPLRILDLSVTKFSGKITDTIGNLRDLKFLDLSACYFDGLIPNSFWNLTEITYLAFEANFFSGQVPASLSNLKQLTVLNLEDNQFSGEFPDVFGNLSKLTRISLAHLNFTGQLPLSAFNLTQLSLLELSRNQFVGQLPCHASCLPLSHLKLGGNFLDGRIPSWLFNLSSLINLDLS; encoded by the exons ATGGTGTCAACGCTCAGTGATCTAGCTTGCAACTCCTacctgaaaaagaaaaatatgtggGGGTATCGCCTACTTTGCATCATGTTATTGCATTTTCGAGTTATTTTTTCTGTGTCATCGGTGAAGCTCTGCTCTCCCGAGGAAAGCTTTGCCTTACTCCAATTTAAGAACACAATTTCAATGGATGCTTCTGCTTCTAGTCATTGCGATGCTGCTGTTACTTACCCTAAGACAAAGTCCTGGAATAAAGATGGTGATTGTTGTTCGTGGGATGGCATAACCTGTGATGAGATGACTGGCCAT AAACTCAACCTTGCTTGCAATGATTTCAACGGAACCAAAATCTCATCCAACTTTGGTCAGTTCACAAAACTAACACATCTTAACCTTTCCTTTTCGTATTTCTCTGGCATTGTTCCTTCACAAATTTCTCGTCTGTCAAAGCTGGTTGCACTTGATTTGTCTGGTGATATTCCTGGAACGAAATTTGAGCAACACACTTTTAATAATCTCGCGAAAAATCTAACAGAGTTGAGATATCTTCTTCTTGACAATGTGCAAATGTTTTCAGTTGTCCCTAGTTCATTGTTGAACCTGTCTTCTGCTTCTTTGATATCTCTCAGTCTTGGTAGTGGTTTTCTCCAAGGCGAGTTCCCTAttgatatttttcactttcctTTCCTCCGGCAACTAACTTTATCGGACAATAGACATCTTACAGGCAATTTACCCAAGTCTAACTGGAGCAGTCCCCTTAGAATCTTGGACCTCTCAGTCACAAAGTTCTCAGGAAAAATAACGGACACAATTGGCAATCTCAGGGACTTGAAATTTCTTGATCTTTCTGCATGCTACTTTGACGGCTTGATTCCGAATTCATTTTGGAATCTCACAGAAATCACTTACTTGGCTTTCGAAGCCAACTTCTTCTCAGGCCAAGTCCCAGCATCTCTATCTAACCTTAAACAGCTCACTGTGTTAAATCTTGAGGACAATCAGTTTTCAGGGGAGTTTCCGGATGTTTTTGGTAACCTCAGCAAACTAACTAGAATCTCTCTTGCCCATTTAAATTTCACTGGTCAGTTGCCATTATCAGCATTCAATTTGACACAACTTTCTCTTCTAGAATTGTCCCGTAATCAATTCGTGGGTCAACTTCCTTGTCATGCAAGCTGTCTCCCTCTTTCACATCTGAAATTAGGAGGTAATTTTCTAGATGGAAGAATTCCATCTTGGTTGTTCAATCTGTcgtctttaataaatttagaccTTTCTTGA
- the LOC102610740 gene encoding transcription factor bHLH30 isoform X1, with protein sequence MLAMDPYFWSSCRNDNGVEILTDEFVVNNGFQGQSRNGSSSHSSLVLDSERGELVEANVKLQRKGVSEDRSVAALKNHIEAERNRRKRINGHLDTLRSLIPGATKMDKATLLTEVISQLKELDKNATEATEGFLIPTDIDEVKVEQQEDGLDGAPYSIKASLCCNYKPGLLSDLRRVLEALHLSIVKAEIATLEGRMKNIFVMASCKELNFENTEVCQSLVSSVHQAIRSVLDKFSATEEFLLGARLSNKRRRVSLFDSSLSSSSDYLW encoded by the exons ATGCTAGCCATGGATCCTTACTTTTGGAGTTCATGTAGAAATGACAATGGTGTTGAGATTTTGACCGATGAGTTTGTCGTGAATAATGGCTTTCAAGGGCAATCAAGAAACGGGTCATCTTCGCATTCATCATTGGTTTTGGATAGTGAAAGGGGAGAGCTTGTGGAGGCTAATGTGAAACTGCAGAGGAAAGGGGTCTCAGAGGACAGAAGTGTTGCGGCTTTGAAGAATCATATTGAGGCTGAGAGGAACCGAAGAAAGAGGATTAATGGGCATCTTGATACTCTCAGGAGCTTAATACCCGGTGCTACGAAG ATGGACAAAGCAACATTGCTGACTGAAGTTATTAGTCAGTTAAAAGAGCTGGACAAGAATGCCACGGAAGCTACTGAAGGATTTCTCATACCAACAGACATTGATGAAGTAAAAGTTGAACAGCAGGAAGATGGATTGGATGGAGCTCCTTATTCAATTAAGGCATCCCTGTGTTGCAATTATAAACCAGGACTGCTGTCTGATTTAAGAAGAGTACTCGAAGCCCTCCATCTGTCAATCGTCAAGGCAGAGATTGCAACATTGGAAGGCaggatgaaaaatatttttgtgatGGCCAGCTGTAAAGAACTGAACTTTGAAAATACAGAAGTATGCCAGTCTCTTGTGAGCTCTGTTCACCAGGCTATAAGGTCTGTCCTTGATAAATTTTCGGCTACAGAGGAGTTTCTTCTAGGAGCCAGACTTTCCAATAAGAGACGACGGGTTTCTTTGTTTGATTCATCCTTGTCATCTTCATCAGATTATCTCTGGTGA